GAGAGCGTCCGCGAGCCGAGCTTGTTTGAACCCACCTCGTCCCCGGCTCCCGAGCCTTACCGTGCTCCCGAACCGGTGCGCGAGGCGGTTGCTGCTCCGGTGCACTTTGACGCGCCTGCGCCCGCACCGACACCGCCGGCCGAGCGTCCGGTCTTCGTGCCGTCGTCTGAGCGTGCCGCGGCTGCGGCATCAGACGCACAACAAAATAGTTTTGAGTCCTCTGGCGCGACATCAGCCGAGCCTCAATCGCAGGACTCTGCCCCGTCTGCTGATCGTGGCCACGAAGGCTCTGCGCCGCAGGGTGGGTTTCAACAAGGGCAGGGCGGGGTCGGCGGAGCCCCCGAAGATGATCGGGGTCCTTGGTGGAAGCGCAAAAAGGACAAGAAGAACAAGTGGAAGGATAAGCATCAAAATAGCGGTGGTGGCGGTGGAGGTCGTTCGGGTGGACACCCGCAACATCCCCCGCAGCCGGCGCCTCCCGTGCTCGCTCCGCAGCACTATGGTGACCTGCCTGACCCGGCGCGCTTTGAAGATCAGGTCGCGTTGGATACGCTGGCGGCCTCCCTGCTTACGGGCAATGGCGCAGCGCCCATCCAGATCGACCAGCTGTTCTCCTTCAGCCTGTTTGAGCTGACTGCCTACGCCCGCAAGCTGGATGTTCCGTTTGAAGGCACGCTCAACCGTCTGCAGATGTTGGAGGCGATTTTTATTCACGCCGCGGAGAAACAGATTCCCATCGTCGACCGCGGACTGGTCGAGCTCACGGACAAAGGTCACGGCTTTATCGTTCACGAGCAGGCGAATTATCGTCTGTATCCGGAAAGCACCTACCTCCCGGAGTCGCTAATCAAGCGTTACGTTCTCAAGCGCGGCCACCACGTTGAAGTGATCGTGCAGTCCCCGCAGTCGGGCGATCGTTGCGCGGCGGTCGTGGGTGTAAAGACCGTCATGGGCAAGGCGCCCGACGAGGTGTCCAGGCTCACGCCCTTCGAGGAGCTCGTTCCTTATTATCCGCTCCAGCGTATTCTTTTGGAAGCGCCCGAGATTCATAAAGACATCTCGATGCGCGCGGTCGATCTGCTCACGCCGATCGGCTTTGGTCAGCGCGGCTTGCTGGTGGCTCCGCCCCGCACGGGCAAAACGGTGCTGCTGCAAAACATCGCGAACTCCATTTCGCACAACTTCCCTGATAAAAAACTCATCCTGCTGCTCATCGATGAACGTCCCGAGGAAGTGACCGATTTCAAACGTCACACCAAGGGCGAGGTGGTCAGTTCCACGTTTGACGAGGCTCCCGAGAGCCATGTGCACGCTGCGGAGATGGTCATCGAGAAATCACGCCGCCTGGTCGAACAAGGCGAGCATGTCGTGATCCTGCTCGACTCGATCACCCGTCTGGCGCGCGCCTACAACGCTCTCGCGGCCAACTCCGGCAAAATCATGTCCGGTGGTGTCGAGGCGACCGCGCTTCAGAAGCCCAAACGCTTCTTTGGTTCGGCCCGTAATATCGAAGGCGGCGGCAGTATCACGATTATTGGCACTGCGCTGATCGATACCGGCAGCCGCATG
This portion of the Rariglobus hedericola genome encodes:
- the rho gene encoding transcription termination factor Rho, translating into MAESDLNASAETGAGKPKKTTKRAPRAASADAPKKTRVTKPKSPKASAKSESVREPSLFEPTSSPAPEPYRAPEPVREAVAAPVHFDAPAPAPTPPAERPVFVPSSERAAAAASDAQQNSFESSGATSAEPQSQDSAPSADRGHEGSAPQGGFQQGQGGVGGAPEDDRGPWWKRKKDKKNKWKDKHQNSGGGGGGRSGGHPQHPPQPAPPVLAPQHYGDLPDPARFEDQVALDTLAASLLTGNGAAPIQIDQLFSFSLFELTAYARKLDVPFEGTLNRLQMLEAIFIHAAEKQIPIVDRGLVELTDKGHGFIVHEQANYRLYPESTYLPESLIKRYVLKRGHHVEVIVQSPQSGDRCAAVVGVKTVMGKAPDEVSRLTPFEELVPYYPLQRILLEAPEIHKDISMRAVDLLTPIGFGQRGLLVAPPRTGKTVLLQNIANSISHNFPDKKLILLLIDERPEEVTDFKRHTKGEVVSSTFDEAPESHVHAAEMVIEKSRRLVEQGEHVVILLDSITRLARAYNALAANSGKIMSGGVEATALQKPKRFFGSARNIEGGGSITIIGTALIDTGSRMDEVIFEEFKGTGNMELHLDRGLSDKRIFPAINIDRSGTRKEELIYHPEEMLRVYGLRRAMQGIPPVEAMDMLIQRLKKTKTNAEFLMSLSR